The Streptomyces camelliae genome segment CCCGCTGGCGCGAGGCCGTCTCCGCCTTCCCGCAACTGTCCGACCCGATCCAGATCCCCGAGGCCGAACTGCCGCGCACCGCCACCCTGAAGGTCCAGCGCCTCGCACTCGCCGAACGGCTCAAGGCCCAGCTGGACCGATAGCGACCGCTGCCCACCCCCTGACGTCCTGGAGTGTCATGTCCCGCCGCCTGTTCACCTCGGAGTCCGTGACCGAGGGACATCCCGACAAGATCGCCGACCAGATCAGCGACGCCGTTCTCGACGCGCTGCTGCGCCAGGACCCGGCCTCGCGCGTCGCGGTCGAAACCCTCATCACCACCGGCCAGGTGCACATCGCGGGCGAGGTGACCACCTCCGCGTACGCCGACATCGCCTCGCTGGTCCGGGAGAAGATCCTCGACATCGGCTACGACTCCTCGGCCAAGGGCTTCGACGGCGCCTCCTGCGGTGTCTCGGTGTCCATCGGCGCGCAGTCCCCGGACATCGCGCAGGGCGTCGACACGGCGTACGAGTCCCGGGTGCAGGGTGCCGCCGGTGGAGACGCGGACGAGCTGGACCGGCAGGGCGCCGGTGACCAGGGCCTGATGTTCGGGTACGCGACCGACGAGACCCCCGCCCTGATGCCGCTGCCGATCGAGCTGGCCCACCGCCTCTCGCGCCGGCTCACCCACGTCCGCAAGGACGGCACCGTCCCCTACCTGCGCCCCGACGGCAAGACCCAGGTCACCGTCGAGTATCTGGGCAACACCCCGGTCCGTCTGGACACGGTCGTGGTCTCCTCCCAGCACGCGAGCGACATCGACCTCGACGGGCTGCTCACCCCCGACATCCGCCGGCACGTGGTCGAGCCCGTCCTCGCACAGCTCGCCGACGAGGGCATCAAGCTGGACACCGAGGGCTACCGCCTGCTGGTCAACCCGACCGGCCGCTTCGAGATCGGCGGCCCGATGGGCGACGCCGGCCTGACCGGCCGCAAGATCATCATCGACACCTACGGCGGCATGGCCCGCCACGGCGGCGGTGCCTTCTCGGGCAAGGACCCGTCCAAGGTGGACCGTTCGGCCGCGTACGCGATGCGCTGGGTCGCCAAGAACGTCGTGGCGGCCGGCCTGGCCTCCCGCTGCGAGGTCCAGGTCGCCTACGCGATCGGCAAGGCCGAGCCCGTCGGTCTCTTCGTGGAGACCTTCGGCACCCAAAGGGTCGCCGTCGAGAAGATCGAGGAAGCCATCACCACGGTCTTCGACCTGCGCCCGGCCGCGATCATCCGCGACCTCGACCTGCTCCGCCCGATCTACTCCCAGACGGCGGCCTACGGCCACTTCGGTCGCGAGCTGCCCGACTTCACCTGGGAGCGCACCGACCGCGCCGAGGCCCTGCGCCGGGCGGCCGGCACGAGCTGACGGCACCGCCCGGATCGTCCCACCCCGAGGTTCCACCGTGCTGGAGACGGTCGGCACCCAGGAGTACCAAGCGCTCCGCGGGAAGTGCCGCGAGGGGACGTCGATCGTCTGCGGGCCCGTCGTGGCTGGTCGCGCAGTTCCCCGCGCCCCTTGGGGGCGCTGCCGAACCGCAGCCGGCTTCGCCAGGACCGCTCAGCTCCGGACCAGCCGGACCACCACCGACACCGAAAGAGGTCAGTTGCAATGACACCGGAAGCGACACTGCGGCGGTTTCGCGACTACATGGTCGGACCCTCCCGGTTCATGACCCTGCTCTCCTGCTTCGAGCTGGGCATCATCGACGCGCTGCGGGACCGGCCCGGTCTGACGGCGGCCGAGCTGGGCGAGGTGGCCGGCGCCAAGCCGGACGCCGTGGAACAGCTTCTGCTGCTGCTGGTCAAGGAGGGCTTCGTCGCCCACGACGAGGCCTCCGGCGCCTACACCCTGGACGGGCTCGCGGGCGTCTCCGACAAGCTGCTCGAACAGGCCCTCGCCGACCTGAACATGATCAAGGCCGTCACGCTGCGCCAGCTGTTCTACCTCACCGAGAGCGTGCGCACCGGCACGGTCGCCGGCCTCAAGGAGCTGTACGGGTACGACGGTGACCTGTACGGCGCGCTGGGAGAGCTGCCCGAACTGCGCGAGCCCTGGGCCAAGTTGATGAACACCGTCACCGCCCACGTCGACCCCTGGTTCTTCGAGAACGTCGACATCCCTGCCGGGTCCAACGTGCTCGACCTCGCCGGCAACACCGGCCTCGGTGCCATCAACACGCTTCGGCTGAAGGGCTCGCCCGGCCTTCGGGTGACCAACTTCGACCTGCCGGAGAAGGAGAAGGAGAGCCTGGAGAACTTCCGCGCCCACGGTGTCGAGGACCAGTGCTCGTTCATCGGCGGTGACGTCTTCGAGAAAGTCCCCACAGGTTTCGACGTCGTTCTGATCAAGCACTTCCTGCCCATGTTCGACAAGAGCGACGTGCTCCGGATCCTCAAGAGCGTCCACCAGTCGCTGGACGCCGGCGCGCAGGTCCACGTGCTGGTCCCGGTGTTCCCGGAGAACCTGAAGGACACCGAGAACTACACCGTCGACTTCTACCCCAGCTTCTTCGTCGGCTGCACCATGGGACAGGGCGGCCCACAGAAGCTGTCCACCTGGCAGAGCTGGCTTGAGGAGTCCGGCTTCCAGGTGACCAAGGCGATCACCGACGACCCGGCCAACCTGCCGCCGCACGCCCTCACCGTGGAGGCCGTTCTGTCCGCGACGAAGATCGCCTGACGGACGGTGTCACGGCCCGGGGAGGATCGATGCCGGCGAGTACGGCGGAGGCCGTGTCGGGGTCGAGTCCGGGTGGCCGGAGAGCATTGCTGATCTCCGGCTACCCGACCGCACGGGCCTCCTGGGGACCGTCGACGCGGAGATCCGTCACGTCGATCCAGGAGATCGTCACCACCCGGTCCGGCGCCACGTCCACCGCCTCCGCCGCCAGCAGTGCCCAGTCGCGGCAGGAGGCGACGGTCTCGGGCCAGGGGCGGTCGAGGTCGACGTCCCAGTCGATGCCCGGCCCGCCGCCGCCGCGGCGTCCGCCGTCGGGCGTGAGCTCCCAGATCTGGAAGTAGAGCACCGCCTGCCCGTGGTCGGCGAGGTCCCGGATCACCTCGGGCAGGTGTTCCACCGGCCAGAGACCGTCCAGTGCGCCGCCCGAGCCGCGCAGCGCGGCAGACCGCGGCGGCAGGACGGTCTCGCGGGCACCCAGTTCGGTGAGCGCCCGGCGCAGCCCCTCGCCCTCGCTGTCGTCGGGTGCCTCCCCGCGCCGCAGGAACGCGTCGTACGCCTGCCGCAGGCATGGCACGGCGCGCCGGACGCCCAGTTCGGCCAGGGCCTCGGCGGCCCACTGCCGGACGGTGGCGCTCTCGCTGCCCAGCATGCCGATCAGGATGCCGGCGGGGCGCGGGTCGGCCAGCGCGGTGAACACCTCGATGGCGCACAGCTGCCCGAACGGGTTCAGCGCGGGGGCCGCCGCGATCAGCGGCTCCAGCACGCTCGGCCCCAGGGCGATCAGCGCGTGCTGCGCTTCCTCGGCCACCTCGGTCGACTCCGCGTCCAGTTCGGCCACCCTGCGGATGATCTCGTCCTCCATGCGCGCCAGTCTGACCCGCGCGGCACACCCGGCGCCGCCCGATTTCCGCCCGGCCCGCGGAGACGGAAGAATCAGCCGAGCACATGGCGCACGCTCGAAGGACGTCAATTGACATCGGACATAAGCACGTTCACCACCCCCTCCGCGGAACGCCCGCCCTCACCCGTCCCCATCGACTGGGCGGCCGTCGAGGACTGGCTCGGACTGCGGCTGCCGGCCGACTAGGGCCTGTGTGATGTTGTGATCAACCGGTTGCCTTCAGGAGGTCGTTGATCCAGATCATCGAGGCACGGAGGTGGAGGCCGGCGAGGTAGCTCTCGGGTGTTTTGTCGTGTCGAGTCGCGATGCCCCGCCAGGCCTTTAGCTTGTTGATCAGGCGCTCGACGGTGTTGCGCTCCTTGTAGAGCTCGGCGTCGTGGCGTGTGGGGCGACCGCCCCGTCTGCCCTTCTTCTTCCGGTTGGCGGCCTGGTCCGTCTTCTCCGGGATGACTGCCTTGATGTTGCGACTCCGCAGGTAGGAGCGGTTGGCACGGGAGGAGTAGGCCTTGTCCGCGGCGACAGCGTCGGGCCGGGTCCGGGGCCGCCCGACGGGAAGACGGATGCGCACCTTCTGCAGCACGGGGACGAATTGCGGGCTGTCGGCGGCCTGTCCTGCGGTCAGGACGAGGGACAGCGGACGACACTTGCGGTCTGCGGCCAGGTGAATCTTGCTCGTCAGTCCACCGCGGGATCTGCCGAGCAGGGCCTGGCTCAAGCGGAGCTTGCGCCGTCGCCTGATGTGCCGCCGCTCTTCGCGCTCGGGGTCGTCACTGCCGTGCTGTCCGCTCTGTTCTGGCGGGCCGCCCCTTTTTGCCGGGCCCGTTCCTGTTCGACGGCGGCTTCCTCAAGGGCGTCCAGGACCTCCTTGCCGATGCGCATCCCGGCCGCGTCGTGGTGAGCGCGGGCCGTGGTGGAGTCCACGCTGACCAGGGATAAGTCCGTCTGTCCCTGGCGGGCGGCCTCAGTGATCAAGCCTTCGAGCAGTGCGGTGAAGACTCCGGCGTCCCTCCACACCCGGAAGCGGCCGTAGACCGTCGGCCACGGTCCGAACTCGCCGGGCATCTCCCGCCACTGGCTGCTGGTGCGGAACCGCCAGATCACCCCCTCGAACTGATCCCGCAGTCGTGTGGGGTACGGTCCGTACTCGCCTATCGGCAGGAACGGCTCGATCAACTTCCACTGTTCGTCGGTGAGTTGCCTGCGTGTCACGATGGTCTTCCTACCGGATCCCCCGTCCTGAGGGACCCGGATCGGCAAGATTGATCACGACACCACACAGGCCCTACAAGCGGCTCGCCGACCGGTACGGGCCGCTGGACTTCGGTGAGTACGTGTGGATCCACGTGCCGTGCGTCCAGTGGGACCGCTTCGACTACGGCGAGTGGCTGCGCGCGACGCACCGGGAGGCGCGGATCGCGGCGCGGGAGCTGCCCGAGGCCGAGCGGCCCGTGCTCCACCCCGATCCCGGCGGCCTGCTGGCCTGGGGCTGCACGCGGGGCAGCGACGTACTGTTCTGGGACACCTCGGCCTCCGACGACCCCGACGAGTGGACCGTGGTGGTGCGGCACTCGGGGGCGGTGCCGGGCAGTGGCCTGCTGCGCTGGCACCGGTACGGCCTCACGCTCACCGGCTATCTGCGGCACACCGTCCGCGACACCTGGGAGCTCCCTTCTCCTCCCGGCCCGCTGCTGGGCCCGTTGCCGGGCACCGTCGCGCGGACCGCCTTCCTCCCCGACGCCGAGCCGTGGACCCCGCCCGCGCCGGTCCCGCCTCGGCTCACCGAGGCCGAGCGCCGGCTCGCGCTGGAGACCGGCACCGGGCTGGACGCCCTGCGGCTGCTGTCGCCGCCACCCGCGCGGCCGTACCTCGGAGACGGCTCCTGGGAGGGGCTGTTCGCCGAGCTGGGCACACGGCTGCCCGGGGAGTACGTGCGGCTGATGGACGGGTACGGCGCCGGCATCTGGAGCGGGTGGCTGCGTTTCCACACCCCGCTCCGGACCGGCGAGCGGCGTTTCCTCACGCACGTCGAGGACACCGTGGACGCCTACCGGCAGCTCAAGGACGGCCACGAGCAGTGGTACCCGCTGGCCATCTGGCCCGAGCCCGGCGGCTTCCTCCCCTTCGCCAACTCCATCGACGGCGACTACCTCGGCTGGCTCACCGAGGGCGGGGATCCCGACACCTGGCCGCTGATCGTCTGGCCCCGCCACGCGGACCAGGGCCCGCCGCTGGAGGGCGGCCTGATCGACACCCTCCTCGACTGGCAGCGCGGCACGCTGGTCACGCCTGGGTTCGCCGCTCTGGACGAGGACGACGACCCCGTCGAGTTCGCGGACTTCCGGTCCTGGGACGACCGCGCCTACTGGTGAGCTGCCGGTCGGCGATCAACCGGTTGCCCGTCCGGCCGGCGCGCCGGGTGTCGCGCTCGCGGCGGCGTTGTACGACGTATCGGTCGAGGCGATGCCCGTGCCGCCGCATTCGGAGTGACCCCCACCAGCCACTGATACCTCAAGAACAGGAGGAGTAATCGCCCCAGGTGGCGCCATTGGCGTAGGCGTGCCAGGAGCCGCCGGCCTCGGAGCAGCCGGTGGGACTGGTGACGACCGCCTGCCAGGTGTCGGGGTTCGCTGAGTGGATGGGCACCCACGCGGTGTACACGTCCTGCGTCGGGCCGTCGACCGTGTCGCCGGTGGCGCACGCCTGCGGCACGTAGTTCAGCGTCTGCACGCACGGGTGCGCCGAATAGCGGTTTCCCTGGTAGCTTCCGAAGCCCCTGTGGATGCTCCAGAAGTTGTAGGAGTACTGGAAGTGGGCTCGGACATTGCCGCAGCTGTCGTACTGCTGCTCCACCTGGCCGCCGTACATGGTGTCGATGTTGATGCTGCCGGGGTTGCCGATGTCGATGATGGTGCAACTGGCCGGGGTGGCCTGCGCGGTGGCGGCCCGCGCGGTGCTGCCGACGCCGATGGCGGCGCTGCCGGTGAGGGCCAGGGTCGCGGCGGCCGTGGCGATGGCGCGTCGGCTTGTGCGGAATGTGAGCATGGGTGACTTCCCCCCTGTGAGTGGTGCCGCTGGTGGGGCGCCGTTAGATGTTGTCTCTGGCGCGTCGTGCGTCGCCGCTTGGGCTGGCTGCGCGAAGCGGCCGCCGACCAGGCTGCTTTTGGGTGGCCGAGTGGAGTCTCGTTTCCCACACGAGTTCACACACCTGGGTGGCGCTGTTGGTCAACTTTGAGTCTAGGTGCGACAACGTCTCTTGTGGAGTGTCGAGTTGCACGGTGAAGAGGGGGTTCCGGTGCCGCAGTGCACAGCGGCCGAGATGAGCGCAGGTTGTGTGCCCGCGTCTCAGACATCACAGCCGTACCGGCAGGCTGGCGCCTCACGGTGCCTGGGGCAGGTGGAACTCGTCGCCGTCTTCCCGCTGTGCGAGGGGGCTGGGTCACCACGGCGGAGCTGCCCGAGGATGTGGCTGCGCGCATGGCCCTCGACCTTGAGCTGGTTCACGTGCGTCAACGCGTTCACCCGCAGCTTCTCCGCCACCACGTCACGAGCAGGTCCGCGACTACGGGCTGCCGGCCACCGAGGGCAAGCGGGACGACCCGCGTTGGCCCGGCTTCGCCCGCCGCCACGGCTTCGACACTCATCGGCACCAACCGCTCAATCAGACCGGTCATGTACCGCTCAATGAGCGATCACGCCAAAGGAAACGACGCCTTAGGACAGAATCTGACCTCAATGCCTCGTAGCGTGGTCCTCGACCGATGGAACAGGAACACCGGAAGGCGGAGACCATGACCTTCAACGAGACGACCACCCGCGACCTGGCCGGGGCCCCGGCCGTCACCGGTGAGCGTGCCGACCTGCTGGAGATGCTGGCCAAGCACCGGCACTTCCTGCGCTTCACCACCCGTGACCTCACCGACGAGCAGGCCGGGCTGCGGACCACCGCCAGCGAGCTCTGCCTGGGCGGCCTGATCAAGCACGTCGCCGCGGTCGAGCGGAACTGGGTGGACTTCATCCTGAACGGCCCAGCGGCGATGGGGGACTTCACGGCCATGACCGAGGCCGACTGGGCCCGGCGGGCCGACCAGTTCCGGCTGTTGCCCGGCGAGACGCTGACCGGTGTACTGGCCGACTACACCGAGGTGGCCCGTCGGACCGACGACCTGGTCGCCACTCTGCCCGACCTGGAGGCCACGCAGCCGCTGCCGAAAGCCCCGTGGTTCGAGCCCGGCGCGCAGTGGTCGGCCCGCCGGGTGCTGATGCACATCATCGCCGAGACCGCACAGCACGCCGGCCACGCCGACATCATCCGCGAGTCTTTGGACGGCGCCAAAAGCATGGGCTGAGTGCATCGTGTGCCGGATCTGCCGTCGCTGCGTGTACGTGCCCGTTCCGGCACGTGCATCGGAAACCGCCTGGGGCAGTTCAGGCAGCGCCCCGGGCCAGGATCCGCCCCCCATCCAGCCTCACCACCTGGTCCGCCGCCGTCAGCCCCTCCCGCTCATGGGTCACCAGAAGGGTCGTCCGGCCCCGCGTGGCATCGAGGATGTCCGCCAGTACAGCGGACGCCGTGTCGGGGTCGAGGCCCTCGGTGGGTTCGTCCAGGACCAGGACGGGCGGGTCGGCGAGCAGGGCGCGGGCCAGCAGGAGCCGGCTGCGCTGGCCGCCCGAGACCTCGGTGCCGTCCTGGCCGATGAACGTGTCGAAGCCCTTGGGCAGCGACTCGATCCAGTCCAGGATCCGCGCCCGGCGCGCCGCGTCGCGCAGCTCGGCGTCGGTGGCGCCGGGCCGGGCCAGCAGGAGGTTGGCGCGGATCGTGGCGTGGAAGACGTGGGCGTCCTGCGTCATGCCGGTGATCACGCGCCGTACGTCGGAACCGGCGCAGTCGCGCAGTTCGTGTCCGGCGAGGCGGATGCTTCCGGACTCGTAGTCGACGAACCGCATGAGCGCCGCGATCAGCGTCGACTTCCCCGAGCCGCTGGCGCCGAGCAGCACCGTGCGCCGGCCGGCCGACAGGTGCAGGCTCACGCCGTCCAGTGCCGGGGGAGCGTCCGCAGTGTGACGTACCGTCAGGTTCGTGATCTGCACGCCGAGCGGGCCGTCCGCGGTGAGTGCGGCGGGCGCGGCCGGCTCGGTGACCGGGGGCGGGGTGTCGAAGAGGTCGGCCAGCCGGGCTGCGCGGGCGCGTACGTCGGCGAGGCGGAACGCGGCCGCCGGGAGCGGTTCCAGGGCCTCGAAGGACACCAGAGCGAGGACTGCCAGCACCGTCAGGTGGACGGAGGGCAGCCTCCCGTCGGCGTGGGCGTGCAGCGCGGTCCAGGTGACGGCGACCAGGGCCGTGCCCTGGAGCAGCAGGAGCACGGCGGAGGCCAGCGAGGTGGTCAGGGCGCGGTGCCGTTCCAGGCGGGCGATGCGGGCGGCGGCCCGGCGGGCGCGCTCGGCGGCCCGGTCCCGGGCGCCGTACGCCGCGAGGTCGGCCGCACCCTGGGTCAAGTCCACGACGTGCGCGGCGAGTTCGGCCCGTACCGCCGCCTGTTCCCGGCCCGCCCGGTGGGCCACGGCGAGCACCGCCGCCGGGACGAGCAGGGCGGCCACGGCGAGTAGCGGCCCGAGCAACAGGCCCGCCTGGGGCAGCAGCAGCGCGGCCGTCGTGGTGGCGGCGACACACACCGCGCAGGCGGCCACGACCGGCAGCAGGACCCGCAGCAGCAGGTCCTGGGCGGCATCGACGTCGTCGACGAGGCGGGTCAGCAGGTCGCCGCTGCGGAAGGCGGGCGTGCCCGCGGGCGCGAGGGGCACCAGCGCCTCGTACACCCGGGTGCGGAAGCCCGCGACGGCCCGCAGGACACCGTCGTGGCCGAGCAGCCGGTCGACGTAGCGCAGGGCTCCGCGGCCCAGTGCGAGGGCGCGTACGGCGACGATCGCGAGGCTCACCGAGGCGATCAGCGGCTGCTGTGCGGCCCGCGTGATCAGCCAGGACGCGGTGGCCATGAGCGCGGCGGCGGCCAGTTCGCTGCCGGCCGCGGCGAGCGCGGCCGGCAGCAGCCTGCGCCAGTACGGCACGAGGTGGCGTGCGAGGCGCAGGGTGGGGCGGGACCCGCCCGAGGGCCGGACGGGGGTTACAGCCGTCGGGCGGGGGTCTGTGCGGCTCACGGCCGCCGTGTGCAGGGTGGTCATGCGGTCACCGGCCCTTCCGCGGGCACCAGTTGGGGCGTCTCGGGATGGGCGGGCCGCACCGCGGCGTTCGGGCCGGAGTCGGTGCGGCTCGCCGCCGCCGGGGGCGTGGTCATGCGGTCACCGGCCCTTCCGCGGGCACCAGTTGGGGCGTCTCGGGATGGGCGAGCCGCACCGCGGCGTTCGGGCCGGAGTCGGTGCGGCTTGCCGCCGCCGGGGGCGTGGTCATGCGGTCACCGGCCCTTCCGCGGGCACCAGTTGGGGCGTCTCGATGTGGCCGGCCCGCACCGTGACGATCCGGTCGGCGTACGGCAGCAGGCTCGTGCGGTGGGCCACCACGATCGCGGTGCGGCCCTGCATGAGGCGCACCGTGGCACGGGTGACGGCGGCCTCGCTGTCGGGGTCGAGGTGTGCGGTGGGCTCGTCGAGCAGCAGCACGGGAGCGTTCTTGAGGAAGGCGCGGGCGAGCGCGATGCGCTGGCGCTGACCGGCGGACAGGCCCGCGCCGTGCTCGCCGAGCGGGGTGTCGTAGCCCTGCGGCAGCGCCTCGATGAAGTGGTCGGCGTACGCGTCCCGGGCCGCCTGCCGTACCTCGGCGTCGCTCGCGTCGGGGCGCCCGAGCCGGATGTTGTCCGCGACGGACGCCGCGAACAGGTGCGGCCGCTGCGGCACCCACGCCAGCCCCGCACGCCAGTCGTCGGGGTCGAGGCAGGCCAGATCGGTGCCGCCGACGGTGATCCGGCCCGCCGAGGGTGTCACGAAGCCGAGGAGCAGGGCGAGGAGCGTGGACTTGCCCGCGCCGCTGGGGCCGACCAGGGCGATGTGCTCGCCGGGGCCGACGTGCAGGGACACCTGGTCCAGGGCGGGGGTGGTGCGGCCCGGGTAGTGGACGGTGACGTCCTCGATGTGCAGGGGGGCCGTGCGGGCGTCGGGTGTCGGAAAACGGTCGGCCGGGTGCCCGGCGCCGGCCTCGTCCTCGTCCAGGACCGCGAAGACCTGCTCGGCCACCGTGATGCCCTCGGCGCTCTCGTGGAACGCGGCGCCCATCGCCCGCAGCGGCACATAGGCCTCGGGGGCGAGGAACAGCACGATCAGGGCCGTACGCAGGTTCATCGTGCCGTCCAGCAGCCGCAGTCCGACGGGCACGGCGACCAGTGCCACGGACAGGGTGGCGACCGTCTCCAGGACGAAGGACGACAGGAACGCCACCCGCAGGGTGCGCATCGTGGCCCTGCGGTGGGCGTCGGCCATCTCGCCGACACGCCGGGCCTGGTACTGCTCACGGCCGAACGCGCGCAGCGTCGGCAGCCCGGCCACGACGTCCAGGAAGTGACCGCCGAGCCGGGCCAGCAGCCGCCACTGCTGGGCGGTGCGCCGGGAGGTGTGCAGGCCGACGAGCGCGCCGAAGACCGGGATCAGCGGCAGCGTGACGACGATGATCAGCGCCGAGGACCAGTCGGTCGCGAACAGCCAGGCGAGGACCGTGACGGGTACCACGGCGGCCGCCGCGGTCGTGGGCAGCGAGCCGGTGACGTACGGGTCCAGGGCGTCGAGGCCGCGCAGCAGCAAGGTGGCCGTCTCACCGTGGCGGCGGGACGCCAGCCGGAGCGGCGCGGTGCGGCTGAGCCGGTCCGTGAGCCGCTCGCGCAGCGTGTGCTTGGCGTCGGCGGCGGCGCGGTGCGCGAGCACACCGCGCGTCCAGGCGAGCAGGGCCCGCCCCGCCACGACGGCGCCGAGCGCGGCAGGCAGCCCGAAGCCGGCCTCGTGCCCGGCGAAGCCGTCCGCGAGGACCGTCGCGAGCAGGGTCGCCTGCGCGACGACGAGCCCCGCGGCGAGGAACGCCGTGGCCGTGGAGGTCGCCAAGTGGCGCCGCAGCACGGGCAGTTCCCGCACCAGGCGGCGTTCGACCGGTTTCATGCGCGCTCCCTCCCCGTCCGGCCGCGGCTCACCGACGGTTGCTCAGAAGTAGCTGAGATGACGGCGCCCCGTGCGTCCCCGGAAGGCCCACCAGCTCCACGCCTGGTAGGCGAGGATCGTGGGCACGATGAAGACACCGAAGACACTGAGGATCTTCAGCGTCTCGTGGTCGGTGATGGCGTCGTCGATGTGCAGGCCGTGGCCCGCCTTGGTGATCAGCAGGTACGGGTACTGCCCCGCCCCCAGCAGGAGCACCGGCAGCGCGGTGGCCAGACAGGTGGACACGAACGCGCGGACGTGGTTCCCGGTGGACAGGGACCACCAGGCGGCGCCGTACGCCGCGAAGACGGCGGCGGCGAGGATCACGGAGGTGGTCTTGTTCGTCATGTGGGCGCCCTCGCCGAAGAGGGTGAGCAGCAGGGCGATCAGCCCCGCCACCGCGCTCACGGCGATCAGCCTGCCGCCCAACTGCCGTGCCCTGGCGACCAGTTCGGGCTCCGTGGCGCGTACGGCGACGAAGGCGGCGCCGTGCGCGGCGAACAGCAGCAGGACGGTCGCGCCGCAGGCCGGCACGAACGGGTGGAACACCTCGCCGTACCCGACGTGGAAGGTGCCGTCGGCGCGCCGGGGCACACCGTGCAGGAGCAGGCCCACCACCAGTCCCCAGCACACGGCGGGCACCGCGCCGCCGACGACGACCAGCGCGTCCCAGACGCGCCGGGCGCCCGCACCGCGGGAGCGGCGGCGCA includes the following:
- the metK gene encoding methionine adenosyltransferase, producing the protein MSRRLFTSESVTEGHPDKIADQISDAVLDALLRQDPASRVAVETLITTGQVHIAGEVTTSAYADIASLVREKILDIGYDSSAKGFDGASCGVSVSIGAQSPDIAQGVDTAYESRVQGAAGGDADELDRQGAGDQGLMFGYATDETPALMPLPIELAHRLSRRLTHVRKDGTVPYLRPDGKTQVTVEYLGNTPVRLDTVVVSSQHASDIDLDGLLTPDIRRHVVEPVLAQLADEGIKLDTEGYRLLVNPTGRFEIGGPMGDAGLTGRKIIIDTYGGMARHGGGAFSGKDPSKVDRSAAYAMRWVAKNVVAAGLASRCEVQVAYAIGKAEPVGLFVETFGTQRVAVEKIEEAITTVFDLRPAAIIRDLDLLRPIYSQTAAYGHFGRELPDFTWERTDRAEALRRAAGTS
- a CDS encoding methyltransferase, with protein sequence MTPEATLRRFRDYMVGPSRFMTLLSCFELGIIDALRDRPGLTAAELGEVAGAKPDAVEQLLLLLVKEGFVAHDEASGAYTLDGLAGVSDKLLEQALADLNMIKAVTLRQLFYLTESVRTGTVAGLKELYGYDGDLYGALGELPELREPWAKLMNTVTAHVDPWFFENVDIPAGSNVLDLAGNTGLGAINTLRLKGSPGLRVTNFDLPEKEKESLENFRAHGVEDQCSFIGGDVFEKVPTGFDVVLIKHFLPMFDKSDVLRILKSVHQSLDAGAQVHVLVPVFPENLKDTENYTVDFYPSFFVGCTMGQGGPQKLSTWQSWLEESGFQVTKAITDDPANLPPHALTVEAVLSATKIA
- a CDS encoding HEAT repeat domain-containing protein, producing the protein MEDEIIRRVAELDAESTEVAEEAQHALIALGPSVLEPLIAAAPALNPFGQLCAIEVFTALADPRPAGILIGMLGSESATVRQWAAEALAELGVRRAVPCLRQAYDAFLRRGEAPDDSEGEGLRRALTELGARETVLPPRSAALRGSGGALDGLWPVEHLPEVIRDLADHGQAVLYFQIWELTPDGGRRGGGGPGIDWDVDLDRPWPETVASCRDWALLAAEAVDVAPDRVVTISWIDVTDLRVDGPQEARAVG
- a CDS encoding SMI1/KNR4 family protein — protein: MITTPHRPYKRLADRYGPLDFGEYVWIHVPCVQWDRFDYGEWLRATHREARIAARELPEAERPVLHPDPGGLLAWGCTRGSDVLFWDTSASDDPDEWTVVVRHSGAVPGSGLLRWHRYGLTLTGYLRHTVRDTWELPSPPGPLLGPLPGTVARTAFLPDAEPWTPPAPVPPRLTEAERRLALETGTGLDALRLLSPPPARPYLGDGSWEGLFAELGTRLPGEYVRLMDGYGAGIWSGWLRFHTPLRTGERRFLTHVEDTVDAYRQLKDGHEQWYPLAIWPEPGGFLPFANSIDGDYLGWLTEGGDPDTWPLIVWPRHADQGPPLEGGLIDTLLDWQRGTLVTPGFAALDEDDDPVEFADFRSWDDRAYW
- a CDS encoding DinB family protein — its product is MTFNETTTRDLAGAPAVTGERADLLEMLAKHRHFLRFTTRDLTDEQAGLRTTASELCLGGLIKHVAAVERNWVDFILNGPAAMGDFTAMTEADWARRADQFRLLPGETLTGVLADYTEVARRTDDLVATLPDLEATQPLPKAPWFEPGAQWSARRVLMHIIAETAQHAGHADIIRESLDGAKSMG
- the cydC gene encoding thiol reductant ABC exporter subunit CydC translates to MTTLHTAAVSRTDPRPTAVTPVRPSGGSRPTLRLARHLVPYWRRLLPAALAAAGSELAAAALMATASWLITRAAQQPLIASVSLAIVAVRALALGRGALRYVDRLLGHDGVLRAVAGFRTRVYEALVPLAPAGTPAFRSGDLLTRLVDDVDAAQDLLLRVLLPVVAACAVCVAATTTAALLLPQAGLLLGPLLAVAALLVPAAVLAVAHRAGREQAAVRAELAAHVVDLTQGAADLAAYGARDRAAERARRAAARIARLERHRALTTSLASAVLLLLQGTALVAVTWTALHAHADGRLPSVHLTVLAVLALVSFEALEPLPAAAFRLADVRARAARLADLFDTPPPVTEPAAPAALTADGPLGVQITNLTVRHTADAPPALDGVSLHLSAGRRTVLLGASGSGKSTLIAALMRFVDYESGSIRLAGHELRDCAGSDVRRVITGMTQDAHVFHATIRANLLLARPGATDAELRDAARRARILDWIESLPKGFDTFIGQDGTEVSGGQRSRLLLARALLADPPVLVLDEPTEGLDPDTASAVLADILDATRGRTTLLVTHEREGLTAADQVVRLDGGRILARGAA
- the cydD gene encoding thiol reductant ABC exporter subunit CydD; amino-acid sequence: MKPVERRLVRELPVLRRHLATSTATAFLAAGLVVAQATLLATVLADGFAGHEAGFGLPAALGAVVAGRALLAWTRGVLAHRAAADAKHTLRERLTDRLSRTAPLRLASRRHGETATLLLRGLDALDPYVTGSLPTTAAAAVVPVTVLAWLFATDWSSALIIVVTLPLIPVFGALVGLHTSRRTAQQWRLLARLGGHFLDVVAGLPTLRAFGREQYQARRVGEMADAHRRATMRTLRVAFLSSFVLETVATLSVALVAVPVGLRLLDGTMNLRTALIVLFLAPEAYVPLRAMGAAFHESAEGITVAEQVFAVLDEDEAGAGHPADRFPTPDARTAPLHIEDVTVHYPGRTTPALDQVSLHVGPGEHIALVGPSGAGKSTLLALLLGFVTPSAGRITVGGTDLACLDPDDWRAGLAWVPQRPHLFAASVADNIRLGRPDASDAEVRQAARDAYADHFIEALPQGYDTPLGEHGAGLSAGQRQRIALARAFLKNAPVLLLDEPTAHLDPDSEAAVTRATVRLMQGRTAIVVAHRTSLLPYADRIVTVRAGHIETPQLVPAEGPVTA
- the cydB gene encoding cytochrome d ubiquinol oxidase subunit II; translation: MSLETAWLGVLGLMLAGYFVLGGYDYGVQMLHPFLGGTREDQQAERSGQNPALDAIAPFFLGNEVWLVAFAGVMFGAFPHLEGNLLSGLYPLLVAILAGLVLGNAAVQLRRRSRGAGARRVWDALVVVGGAVPAVCWGLVVGLLLHGVPRRADGTFHVGYGEVFHPFVPACGATVLLLFAAHGAAFVAVRATEPELVARARQLGGRLIAVSAVAGLIALLLTLFGEGAHMTNKTTSVILAAAVFAAYGAAWWSLSTGNHVRAFVSTCLATALPVLLLGAGQYPYLLITKAGHGLHIDDAITDHETLKILSVFGVFIVPTILAYQAWSWWAFRGRTGRRHLSYF